The following coding sequences are from one Hippopotamus amphibius kiboko isolate mHipAmp2 chromosome 9, mHipAmp2.hap2, whole genome shotgun sequence window:
- the VKORC1 gene encoding vitamin K epoxide reductase complex subunit 1 isoform X2, with amino-acid sequence MGTTWRSPGWVRLALCLAGLVLSLYALHVKAARARDRDYRALCDVGTAISCSRVFSSRLPTGPLGICPAGVEFPGVSSWFCLPGLDPVLRAL; translated from the exons ATGGGCACTACCTGGCGGAGCCCCGGGTGGGTGCGGCTCGCGCTCTGCCTCGCGGGCTTAGTGCTTTCTCTCTACGCGCTGCACGTGAAGGCGGCGCGCGCCCGGGACCGGGATTACCGCGCGCTCTGCGACGTGGGCACCGCCATCAGCTGTTCGCGCGTCTTCTCCTCCAG GTTGCCTACAGGGCCGCTGGGCATCTGTCCTGCTGGTGTTGAGTTCCCTGGTGTCTCTAGCTGGTTCTGTCTACCTGGCCTGGATCCTGTTCTTCGTGCTCTATGA
- the PRSS53 gene encoding serine protease 53 — protein sequence MKPSWRLRLLILGAVVLIEGLQAAQHACGQRGPGPLEPQEGNMVPGEWPWQASVRRQGVHVCSGSLVADTWVLTAAHCFEKEAVTELNSWSVVLGSLQHEGLSAGAEEVGVTALQLPRAYNHYSQGSDLALLRLAHPMAHTPVCLPQPAHRFSFGTSCWATGWDQDTSDAPRTLRNLRLRLISRPTCNCLYNRLHQRPLASPARPGMLCGGAQPGVQGPCQGDSGGPVLCREPDGHWVQAGIVSFASGCAREDSPALLTNVAAHSSWLQARAQGAAFLVQDPDTPEISDEDSCVACGSLRGEGPQAGAPSPWPWEARLKHKGKLVCGGALVSEEAVLTAAHCFIGRQTPEEWTVGLGTGPEEQGLKQVILHGVYTHPEGGNDLALLLLAQHVTLGPSLRPLCLPYADHRLPDGERGWVLGLARQGAGTGSPQTVPVTLLGPRACSRLHGASGSNSTPILPEMVCTSVVGEPPGCEGLSGTPLVHEVRGTWFLAGLHSFGDACQGPASPAVFAALPAYENWVSSLDWQVYFAKEPEPEVPEPKAEPESCPANMSHPASC from the exons ATGAAGCCAAGCTGGAGACTGAGACTGCTCATCCTGGGAGCCGTGGTCCTCATAGAGG GTCTTCAAGCGGCTCAGCATG CGTGCGGGCAGCGTGGCCCTGGCCCCCTCGAGCCTCAGGAGGGCAACATGGTGCCTGGCGAGTGGCCGTGGCAGGCCAGCGTGAGGAGGCAGGGGGTCCACGTCTGCAGCGGGTCCCTGGTGGCAGACACCTGGGTCCTCACTGCGGCCCACTGCTTTGAAAA GGAGGCAGTCACGGAACTGAACTCCTGGTCGGTTGTCCTGGGTTCTCTGCAGCATGAGGGGCTGAGCGCAGGggctgaggaggtgggggtgaCGGCTCTGCAGCTGCCCAGGGCCTACAACCACTACAGCCAGGGCTCAGACCTGGCCCTGCTGCGGCTCGCCCATCCCATGGCTCACACACCCGTCTGCTTGCCCCAACCTGCCCACCGCTTCTCCTTTGGGACCTCCTGCTGGGCCACTGGCTGGGATCAGGACACCAGTGATG CTCCCAGGACCCTGCGGAATCTGCGCCTGCGTCTAATCAGCCGCCCCACGTGTAACTGTCTCTACAACCGCCTGCACCAGCGGCCACTGGCCAGCCCGGCCCGGCCTGGGATGCTGTGTGGGGGTGCCCAGCCCGGCGTGCAGGGGCCCTGTCAG GGAGATTCAGGGGGCCCCGTGCTGTGCCGCGAACCTGACGGACACTGGGTTCAAGCTGGGATCGTCAGTTTTGCATCAGGCTGTGCCCGGGAAGACAGTCCTGCGCTGCTGACCAACGTGGCTGCTCACAGCTCCTGGCTGCAGGCTCGAGCTCAGGGGGCAGCCTTCCTAGTCCAGGACCCAGACACCCCAGAGATCAGCGATGAGGACAGCTGTGTAG CCTGTGGATCCTTGAGGGGAGAAGGCCCCCAGGCAGGAGCCCCCTCCCCATGGCCCTGGGAGGCCAGGCTGAAGCACAAAGGAAAGCTGGTCTGTGGTGGAGCCCTGGTGTCCGAGGAGGCAGTGCTGACTGCTGCCCACTGCTTCATTGG GCGCCAGACCCCCGAGGAATGGACTGTAGGCCTAGGGACCGGACCCGAGGAGCAGGGCCTGAAGCAAGTCATCCTGCACGGGGTGTATACCCACCCGGAGGGGGGCAATGACTTGGCCCTCCTGCTGCTGGCCCAGCACGTAACACTGGGCCCCAGCCTGAGGCCCCTCTGCCTGCCCTATGCAGACCACCGCCTGCCTGATGGGGAACGAGGCTGGGTCCTAGGGCTGGCCCGCCAAGGAGCAG GCACCGGCTCCCCTCAGACAGTGCCTGTGACCCTTCTGGGGCCCAGGGCCTGTAGCCGCCTGCATGGAGCCTCTGGGAGCAACAGCACCCCCATTCTGCCAGAGATGGTGTGTACCAGTGTTGTGGGTGAGCCGCCTGGCTGTGAG GGCCTGTCGGGGACCCCACTGGTGCACGAGGTGAGGGGCACGTGGTTCCTGGCTGGGCTGCACAGCTTCGGAGATGCGTGCCAGGGCCCAGCAAGCCCCGCCGTCTTTGCGGCGCTCCCCGCCTATGAGAACTGGGTCAGCAGTTTGGACTGGCAGGTCTACTTCGCTAAGGAGCCAGAACCCGAGGTGCCAGAGCCCAAGGCCGAGCCTGAAAGCTGCCCGGCTAACATGA GCCATCCAGCCAGCTGTTGA
- the VKORC1 gene encoding vitamin K epoxide reductase complex subunit 1 isoform X1 — protein sequence MGTTWRSPGWVRLALCLAGLVLSLYALHVKAARARDRDYRALCDVGTAISCSRVFSSRWGQGFGLVEHVLGEDSVLNQSNSIFGCIFYTLQLLLGCLQGRWASVLLVLSSLVSLAGSVYLAWILFFVLYDFCIVCITTYAINLGLMVLSFREVQGPQGKVKRH from the exons ATGGGCACTACCTGGCGGAGCCCCGGGTGGGTGCGGCTCGCGCTCTGCCTCGCGGGCTTAGTGCTTTCTCTCTACGCGCTGCACGTGAAGGCGGCGCGCGCCCGGGACCGGGATTACCGCGCGCTCTGCGACGTGGGCACCGCCATCAGCTGTTCGCGCGTCTTCTCCTCCAG GTGGGGCCAGGGCTTCGGTCTGGTGGAACACGTGCTGGGCGAGGACAGTGTCCTCAATCAATCCAACAGCATATTCGGCTGCATCTTCTACACACTACAGTTGTTGTTAG GTTGCCTACAGGGCCGCTGGGCATCTGTCCTGCTGGTGTTGAGTTCCCTGGTGTCTCTAGCTGGTTCTGTCTACCTGGCCTGGATCCTGTTCTTCGTGCTCTATGATTTTTGCATTGTCTGCATCACCACCTATGCCATCAACCTGGGCCTGATGGTGCTCAGCTTCCGGGAGGTCCAGGGACCCCAGGGCAAGGTCAAGAGGCACTGA